From Nguyenibacter vanlangensis, one genomic window encodes:
- a CDS encoding ROK family transcriptional regulator produces the protein MFTPAQYQILAAISRAGTMSRTGLAGVTGLSKASISILTKELIGRGILGERELVFGQGRPSVLLGLEADAACFVGISLQADPTILLLTDLHGATLARMELPRRRDHEHCLAELVEALPGLVSRAGRPVGPISGIGVALPGFVSRDRTTCLYSTALGWSNVDIVGHLATLCDIPAYIENDANALILGEHLFGIMRDCPDFSMVAVGDGIGCAHIVDGRLHRGHNGGAGEISHAPVVLDGGAIGAMPCRCGKRGCLETVATLQAIRAAARQAGLPCDIAELAQMAQTGRPEALAILHRAASALGIAIAQLIQMFDPSHVVIMLDTALKGEVFGAMVQQTVEAHVMRRPDGQATLYLRDAQKDGFASGAASLAAQKFLFGLDR, from the coding sequence ATGTTCACACCGGCGCAGTATCAGATCCTGGCCGCGATCAGCCGGGCCGGCACCATGAGCCGCACCGGGCTTGCGGGGGTTACCGGCCTGAGCAAGGCGAGCATTTCCATATTGACCAAGGAACTGATCGGCCGGGGAATCCTGGGCGAACGCGAACTGGTGTTCGGGCAGGGGCGGCCCTCGGTCCTGCTGGGACTGGAGGCGGATGCCGCCTGTTTCGTCGGGATCTCCCTGCAGGCCGATCCCACCATCCTGCTGCTGACCGACCTGCATGGCGCGACGCTGGCCCGGATGGAACTGCCCCGGCGCCGCGACCATGAACACTGCCTGGCCGAACTGGTCGAGGCGTTGCCGGGCCTGGTGTCCCGCGCCGGGCGGCCGGTTGGACCGATATCGGGGATCGGCGTCGCCCTGCCGGGATTCGTCTCGCGCGATCGTACCACCTGCCTGTATTCGACGGCGCTGGGATGGAGCAATGTCGACATCGTCGGTCATCTGGCGACATTGTGCGACATCCCAGCCTATATCGAAAACGATGCGAATGCCCTGATCCTGGGCGAGCATCTGTTCGGCATCATGCGGGACTGTCCCGATTTCAGCATGGTCGCGGTGGGCGACGGCATCGGCTGCGCGCATATCGTCGATGGGCGGCTGCATCGCGGCCATAACGGCGGAGCGGGCGAAATTTCGCATGCGCCGGTCGTGCTGGACGGCGGCGCCATCGGCGCGATGCCGTGCCGGTGCGGCAAGCGGGGATGCCTGGAGACCGTGGCGACCCTGCAGGCGATCCGGGCGGCCGCGCGGCAGGCGGGCCTGCCCTGCGATATCGCCGAACTGGCGCAGATGGCCCAGACCGGCCGGCCGGAGGCCCTGGCCATCCTGCATCGTGCCGCATCGGCGCTGGGCATTGCCATTGCGCAGTTGATCCAGATGTTCGATCCCAGCCACGTGGTCATCATGCTCGATACCGCCCTGAAAGGGGAGGTGTTCGGGGCGATGGTGCAGCAGACGGTCGAGGCCCATGTCATGCGCCGGCCGGACGGGCAGGCGACGCTCTATCTGCGTGACGCGCAGAAGGATGGTTTCGCCAGCGGCGCCGCCAGCCTGGCGGCGCAGAAATTCCTGTTCGGCCTGGACCGGTAG
- a CDS encoding SDR family oxidoreductase, protein MRIFITGANGFIGRAVVRELQDAGHAVIGLARSAETAKSLVAAGVDVHRGALTNTDSLAAAASKADGVIHLAFIHGPGQLDWRQRVRVFGGGLPNGIVARFMAEMTQVDRGAIDAMAGALRGSGRPFIAAFGTMGLAPGGGMTEADPPDPRSPGAARAATETTVRGWADRGVKAMIMRLPPSVHGNGDKGLVPQIIKAARKAGSADYVGDGRNRWCAVHRDDAAHLFRLALECGDAGACYHSVAEEGIAFADIAGVIARRLGIPTESLTKRAAQKRFGWLAPFCGADNPATSKTTRQALGWVPNRPGLLSDMETGTYFEAASGT, encoded by the coding sequence ATGCGGATTTTTATAACCGGAGCCAATGGATTTATCGGCCGCGCCGTTGTACGTGAACTGCAGGACGCAGGACATGCCGTCATTGGTCTTGCGCGATCTGCCGAGACTGCGAAATCGCTGGTCGCCGCCGGGGTAGACGTTCATCGCGGGGCGTTGACCAACACGGACAGCCTTGCTGCCGCGGCATCGAAAGCCGACGGCGTTATTCATCTGGCCTTTATCCATGGACCCGGGCAGCTCGACTGGCGGCAGCGCGTGCGTGTTTTCGGCGGCGGTTTGCCGAATGGTATCGTCGCGCGGTTCATGGCCGAGATGACCCAGGTGGACCGTGGAGCGATTGACGCGATGGCAGGCGCCTTGAGAGGTTCCGGGCGCCCGTTCATCGCTGCGTTCGGCACAATGGGGCTGGCACCGGGCGGCGGCATGACGGAGGCGGATCCGCCCGATCCGCGCTCTCCCGGAGCCGCACGGGCGGCCACCGAGACTACGGTTCGCGGGTGGGCGGACCGTGGCGTCAAGGCGATGATCATGAGACTGCCGCCGTCGGTGCATGGCAATGGGGACAAGGGCCTGGTTCCGCAGATCATCAAGGCCGCGCGCAAGGCGGGTTCAGCCGATTATGTCGGCGACGGGCGCAATCGCTGGTGCGCCGTGCATCGCGACGACGCAGCGCATCTGTTCCGGCTCGCCCTGGAATGCGGCGATGCGGGCGCTTGCTATCATAGCGTGGCGGAAGAAGGGATCGCCTTTGCCGATATCGCGGGGGTGATCGCGCGCAGGCTGGGCATCCCGACGGAAAGCCTGACGAAACGCGCGGCGCAAAAGCGCTTCGGGTGGCTCGCGCCGTTCTGCGGCGCCGACAATCCGGCAACAAGCAAGACGACGCGGCAAGCGTTGGGATGGGTGCCGAACCGGCCGGGTCTGCTTTCCGATATGGAAACCGGCACGTATTTCGAAGCGGCCTCCGGAACATGA
- a CDS encoding cation-transporting P-type ATPase, which produces MPAHALLAGLGVSADEGLDEDDARGRRAVFGPNRIAARRAVSAPRLLLHQFGGPVACLLGAAAALAFYFGDREAGGAVVAVLAINALIGFVTELKAVRSIEALRALGGRTAHVRRAGRVRAVHAEDLVPGDIVLLDAGDAVSADLRLIEASGLAADESTLTGESVATDKNTQPVGPDARLGERVSMLFKGSSVTRGSGVGVVVGTGLATELGRMTQLVLEADAGRSPLERELARLSVQLIWATLAVAAAIAAVGLIGGRDPILMLQSAIALAVAAIPEGLPIVVTLALARGMWRMARQNALIERLSAVETLGATTVILTDKTGTLTENRMTVRRLCMPSGEIEMAADADPAPFRPARDGQAESLLRIAVLCNDAQLDRAGDGGSGDPMEVALLRAGLRAGIGRASVLAGHRLVREHAFDTMARMMATVHEGREGFLVAVKGAPETVLGACARVIAGQGDVALDEAVRAEWRDRAGHLGERGLRVIACAMKTVPRADAAPYDGLVLVGLIGLEDPVRADVPDAIGDCRRAGIRVVMVTGDHAVTARSIGRAAGLSDDAGEAVDGGGIAGLALADPARLRAARIFRVSPSEKLALVRAYQAAGDVVAMTGDGVNDAPALRQADIGVAMGRRGTDVAREAAAMILLDDAFPTIVKAIRQGRIIFGNIRRFVAYLLSCNLSEVIVVGIAVASALPLPVLPLQLLYLNLVTDVFPAFALAMGEGEAGILTRPPHDPKEPILGPAQWVAITLQGGVLAAGTFAALASARWFAFDARQSVTVTFLTLAFGQLWHGFNMRDPRAGVLVNDVTRNGWLWGALVLCGVLLALPPYLRPISHPLHLVPPTATMWAVVLGCSAVPLAVIQAIMTVGRLRGAARVPCRTRKGRRRMG; this is translated from the coding sequence CTGCCCGCGCATGCGTTGCTTGCGGGGCTTGGCGTATCCGCAGACGAGGGGCTGGATGAAGACGATGCGCGCGGGCGGCGCGCGGTCTTCGGCCCGAACAGGATCGCCGCGCGTCGCGCCGTCAGCGCGCCGCGCCTGCTGCTGCATCAGTTCGGCGGTCCGGTGGCCTGTCTTCTGGGCGCGGCGGCGGCGCTGGCGTTCTATTTCGGTGATCGGGAGGCGGGCGGCGCCGTCGTCGCGGTGCTGGCGATCAATGCGCTGATCGGTTTCGTGACGGAACTGAAGGCCGTGCGCTCGATCGAGGCACTGCGGGCGCTTGGCGGGCGCACCGCGCATGTGCGCCGCGCAGGGCGCGTGCGCGCCGTTCACGCCGAGGATCTGGTGCCGGGCGACATCGTGCTGCTGGATGCGGGCGACGCGGTATCGGCCGACCTGCGGCTGATCGAGGCGTCGGGACTGGCGGCGGATGAGTCGACCCTGACCGGCGAGTCCGTCGCGACGGATAAAAACACGCAGCCGGTCGGGCCCGACGCGCGCCTGGGCGAACGGGTCTCGATGCTGTTCAAGGGCAGTTCCGTGACGCGCGGCAGCGGTGTCGGCGTCGTGGTGGGCACGGGGCTTGCGACCGAACTGGGTCGGATGACGCAGCTCGTGCTCGAAGCCGATGCTGGCCGTTCGCCGCTGGAGCGCGAGCTTGCCCGGCTGTCGGTGCAACTGATCTGGGCGACGCTGGCCGTGGCGGCGGCGATCGCGGCCGTCGGCCTGATCGGCGGCCGGGATCCGATTCTGATGCTGCAATCCGCGATAGCGCTGGCCGTGGCGGCAATTCCCGAGGGGCTGCCCATCGTGGTGACATTGGCGCTGGCGCGGGGCATGTGGCGCATGGCGCGGCAGAACGCATTGATCGAGCGCCTTTCGGCGGTCGAGACGCTGGGGGCCACGACCGTGATCCTGACCGACAAGACCGGCACCCTGACCGAGAACCGGATGACGGTACGACGCCTGTGCATGCCGTCGGGCGAGATTGAAATGGCCGCGGATGCGGACCCCGCGCCGTTTCGGCCCGCCCGCGACGGGCAGGCGGAATCGTTGCTGCGCATCGCCGTGCTCTGTAACGACGCGCAGCTCGACCGGGCCGGGGACGGCGGCAGCGGCGACCCGATGGAAGTCGCGCTGCTGCGCGCCGGTTTGCGCGCGGGCATCGGGCGGGCGTCGGTGCTGGCCGGACATCGGCTGGTGCGCGAGCATGCCTTCGACACCATGGCCAGGATGATGGCGACGGTGCATGAGGGGCGCGAGGGCTTTCTGGTCGCCGTGAAGGGCGCGCCCGAAACGGTGCTTGGGGCCTGCGCGCGCGTGATCGCCGGCCAAGGGGATGTCGCGCTTGATGAAGCCGTGCGTGCCGAATGGCGCGACCGTGCCGGTCATCTGGGCGAGCGGGGCCTGCGCGTGATCGCCTGTGCGATGAAGACCGTGCCGCGGGCCGATGCCGCGCCTTATGACGGGCTCGTTCTCGTCGGCCTGATCGGCCTGGAAGACCCGGTGCGTGCCGACGTGCCGGACGCGATCGGGGATTGCCGCCGTGCCGGCATCCGCGTCGTCATGGTGACGGGCGACCACGCCGTGACGGCGCGCAGCATCGGCCGTGCCGCCGGGCTGAGCGATGATGCCGGCGAAGCGGTCGATGGCGGGGGGATCGCCGGGCTGGCCCTGGCGGATCCGGCGCGGTTGCGCGCGGCCCGCATCTTCCGGGTCAGCCCGAGCGAGAAGCTGGCGCTTGTCAGGGCCTACCAGGCGGCCGGCGACGTCGTCGCCATGACCGGTGACGGCGTCAACGACGCGCCGGCGCTGCGGCAGGCGGATATCGGCGTGGCGATGGGCCGGCGCGGCACCGACGTCGCGCGCGAGGCGGCCGCCATGATCCTGCTTGACGACGCCTTTCCGACCATCGTCAAGGCGATCCGCCAGGGCCGCATCATCTTCGGCAACATCCGCCGCTTCGTCGCCTATCTTCTGTCGTGCAATCTGAGCGAGGTGATCGTGGTGGGAATCGCGGTGGCCTCGGCGTTGCCGCTGCCCGTGCTGCCCTTGCAGCTCCTGTATCTGAACCTTGTCACCGACGTATTTCCCGCCTTCGCGCTGGCGATGGGCGAGGGCGAGGCCGGTATCCTCACGCGGCCACCCCACGATCCGAAGGAGCCGATCCTGGGGCCGGCGCAATGGGTCGCGATCACGCTGCAGGGTGGGGTGCTCGCCGCCGGAACCTTCGCGGCGCTTGCATCGGCGCGCTGGTTTGCATTCGACGCGCGGCAGTCGGTGACGGTCACCTTCCTTACCCTTGCCTTCGGCCAGCTTTGGCACGGCTTCAACATGCGTGATCCGCGCGCCGGCGTCCTGGTCAATGACGTGACGCGGAACGGGTGGCTATGGGGCGCGCTGGTGCTGTGCGGCGTGCTTCTCGCGCTGCCGCCCTATCTGCGGCCGATCTCGCATCCGCTGCATCTGGTGCCGCCGACCGCGACGATGTGGGCCGTCGTTCTGGGGTGCAGCGCGGTGCCGCTGGCCGTGATACAGGCGATCATGACCGTCGGCCGTTTGCGAGGCGCGGCGAGGGTGCCGTGCCGGACCCGCAAGGGGCGGCGGAGGATGGGATGA
- a CDS encoding antitoxin: MPYRRQIDASPPREAKLFRNNKSQAVRIPADFEFPGERVLIHREGSRLIIEPVPGKRLSAVLAELEPLSAEDAFPDIDSTLLPAREIDL; encoded by the coding sequence ATGCCTTACCGTCGCCAGATCGATGCCTCTCCCCCACGTGAGGCCAAACTCTTTCGGAACAACAAGAGCCAGGCGGTTCGCATTCCGGCCGACTTCGAGTTTCCCGGTGAGCGGGTCCTGATTCACCGGGAGGGTTCACGGCTGATCATCGAACCGGTACCTGGAAAGCGCTTGTCGGCCGTCCTCGCCGAGCTGGAGCCGCTATCAGCCGAAGACGCTTTTCCCGATATCGACAGCACACTGCTTCCGGCGCGGGAAATTGACCTGTGA
- a CDS encoding copper-translocating P-type ATPase, whose product MPGEIVYTCPMHPQIRRTAPGNCPICGMTLEPADVGKEVGPGAELRDMTRRFWIGTALTAPTVILEMAGHVPWLHLHSVLSPRASVWLQFAIGSPVVLWAGWPFFVRGWASVRNRSLNMFSLIALGVGSAYLYSLAATFMPRLFPKDLRQDGIIPVYYEAAAVIVVLVLLGQILELRAREQTGGAIRALLNLAPKMARRIRQDGTDEEIALDTVQIGDRLRVRPGESLPVDGVVLEGRSAVDESMVTGESLPVGKEKDARLIGGTINGSGTLVMRAEKVGADTMLARIVHMVSEAQRSRAPIQRLADSVSSWFVPAVILIAAVAFAAWMILGPKPAFAYALVASVSVLIIACPCALGLATPMSIMVGVGKGATAGVLIKNAEALERFEKIDTLVVDKTGTLTEGKPRIVAVNPLPNFDEATILSLCASLERASEHPLAGAIVASARERGIPMTEVAAFAALTGKGVTGRIGAHQVAVGNAALLRKLGITSAPLDAHADSLRRDGATTMFVAVEGQAAGLIAVADPIKATTPAALASLRADGIRIVMLTGDNRTTARAVAAKLGITDIEAEILPQQKHAIVRRLRSEGHAVAMAGDGVNDAPALAEADIGVAMGTGTDVAMQSAGITLVKGDLAGIARARALSRATMRNIRQNLILAFVYNVLGIPLAAGVLYPAFGLLLSPVVAAAAMSLSSVSVIGNALRLRRVKL is encoded by the coding sequence ATGCCGGGCGAAATCGTCTACACGTGCCCCATGCATCCCCAGATCAGGCGGACGGCACCGGGCAACTGCCCGATCTGCGGCATGACGCTGGAACCGGCCGATGTCGGCAAAGAGGTGGGACCCGGCGCCGAACTGCGCGACATGACCCGCCGCTTCTGGATCGGCACGGCACTGACCGCACCGACCGTGATCCTCGAGATGGCGGGGCATGTTCCGTGGCTGCACCTGCATTCCGTCTTGTCGCCCCGGGCTTCGGTATGGCTGCAGTTCGCCATCGGTTCGCCCGTCGTGCTATGGGCCGGCTGGCCGTTCTTCGTACGCGGCTGGGCGTCGGTCCGCAATCGGTCGCTCAACATGTTCAGTCTGATCGCGCTCGGGGTCGGTTCGGCTTATCTTTACAGCCTTGCTGCCACCTTTATGCCACGCCTGTTTCCGAAGGACCTGCGGCAGGATGGCATCATCCCGGTCTATTACGAGGCCGCCGCGGTCATCGTTGTTCTTGTCCTGCTGGGACAGATTCTGGAATTGCGGGCGCGTGAGCAGACTGGCGGCGCCATTCGTGCGCTTCTGAACCTCGCGCCGAAGATGGCGCGGCGCATCCGCCAGGATGGCACAGATGAGGAAATTGCCCTGGATACCGTGCAGATCGGTGACCGGCTCCGCGTCAGGCCGGGCGAAAGTCTGCCGGTGGACGGCGTGGTTCTGGAGGGCCGCAGCGCCGTTGACGAGTCGATGGTGACAGGTGAATCGCTGCCGGTCGGCAAGGAAAAGGACGCCCGGCTGATCGGCGGGACGATCAACGGCTCCGGCACCTTGGTGATGCGGGCGGAAAAGGTCGGTGCTGACACGATGCTGGCACGAATCGTCCACATGGTGTCGGAAGCCCAGCGCAGCCGGGCGCCGATCCAGCGTCTTGCCGATAGTGTCTCGTCCTGGTTCGTTCCCGCCGTGATCCTGATCGCGGCCGTGGCCTTCGCCGCCTGGATGATCCTGGGGCCGAAGCCGGCATTTGCCTATGCGTTGGTTGCATCCGTGTCCGTCCTCATCATTGCTTGTCCCTGTGCGCTGGGTCTTGCGACACCGATGTCGATCATGGTGGGCGTGGGCAAGGGGGCCACGGCGGGCGTCCTGATCAAGAACGCCGAAGCCCTGGAACGTTTCGAGAAGATCGATACCCTGGTCGTCGACAAGACCGGCACGCTGACCGAGGGCAAGCCGCGGATCGTCGCGGTAAATCCGTTGCCGAATTTTGATGAAGCCACGATACTTTCCCTGTGCGCCAGCCTGGAACGCGCCAGCGAACATCCGCTGGCGGGCGCGATCGTTGCTTCGGCCAGGGAACGGGGTATCCCCATGACCGAGGTCGCCGCGTTCGCCGCCTTGACCGGAAAGGGCGTGACCGGACGGATTGGCGCGCATCAGGTGGCTGTCGGCAATGCGGCGCTCCTGCGGAAACTTGGCATCACCAGCGCGCCCCTGGACGCACACGCCGACAGCCTGCGGCGGGATGGCGCGACAACGATGTTCGTCGCGGTGGAAGGTCAGGCGGCGGGCCTTATCGCCGTTGCCGATCCCATCAAGGCGACAACGCCCGCGGCACTCGCCAGCCTGCGTGCGGACGGTATCCGCATCGTCATGCTGACCGGCGACAACCGTACGACCGCACGCGCGGTCGCGGCGAAGCTTGGCATCACCGACATTGAGGCCGAGATATTGCCCCAGCAGAAGCATGCGATCGTCCGGCGCCTGCGAAGCGAAGGACATGCTGTCGCCATGGCCGGCGACGGCGTCAATGACGCCCCGGCGCTTGCCGAGGCCGATATCGGTGTGGCCATGGGTACAGGCACGGATGTCGCCATGCAGAGTGCGGGTATCACCTTGGTCAAGGGTGACCTGGCAGGCATTGCGCGTGCGCGCGCCCTCAGCCGGGCGACGATGCGCAACATTCGCCAAAACCTGATTCTGGCCTTCGTCTATAACGTGCTGGGCATACCGCTGGCTGCGGGGGTTCTCTATCCGGCGTTCGGGTTGCTGCTAAGCCCGGTCGTCGCGGCGGCCGCGATGAGCCTCAGTTCGGTATCGGTGATCGGCAACGCGCTGCGCCTGCGAAGGGTGAAACTGTAA
- a CDS encoding transposase: MEKMTQADADSKIQIPGQAITIGIDISKVHLDVALYPGGETWRFLNARSGHTALLRWLGKQVVARIVFEATGPYHRDLERRLEQAGLPFAKVNPRQARRFAEATGKLAKIAITAIMRRLVVIANALLRDDRTWNPKVA, translated from the coding sequence ATGGAAAAGATGACGCAGGCCGACGCTGATTCCAAGATACAAATACCCGGTCAGGCGATCACGATCGGGATCGACATCTCCAAGGTTCATCTCGATGTGGCGCTTTATCCGGGCGGGGAGACATGGCGCTTCCTCAACGCCCGCAGTGGGCACACCGCCCTGTTGCGCTGGCTCGGCAAGCAGGTCGTGGCACGGATCGTGTTCGAGGCGACCGGCCCCTATCATCGGGATCTGGAGCGGCGCCTTGAGCAGGCCGGCCTGCCCTTCGCCAAGGTCAATCCGCGACAGGCTCGTCGCTTCGCCGAGGCTACGGGGAAACTCGCCAAGATCGCCATCACCGCTATCATGCGCAGGCTCGTCGTCATCGCAAACGCCCTGCTCCGCGATGATCGAACTTGGAACCCAAAAGTCGCTTGA
- a CDS encoding NAD(P)H-binding protein: MERQATFLLLGATGGTGQHFIAEALGEGHHVRALVCTPAKLRQQSSGLEVRHGSITDPLDTDDLVKGVDTVVAMPGDVRLRKDALINTDFIRKLLNSRYRAAFQTSYTWKDDFLEALGDPNGRVAKVGALGMRLTLTPAQGHWEASVYIDNLLDSRADTCSFTTFDGSRVLSAKAMSSGTFWSR; the protein is encoded by the coding sequence ATGGAACGGCAGGCGACATTTCTCCTGCTCGGCGCCACGGGCGGCACCGGCCAGCACTTCATCGCGGAAGCCTTGGGTGAAGGGCACCACGTGAGGGCGCTGGTGTGCACGCCCGCAAAACTGCGGCAGCAATCGTCCGGTCTGGAAGTGCGGCACGGTTCTATTACCGACCCACTCGATACCGATGATCTGGTCAAGGGCGTCGACACCGTCGTCGCGATGCCGGGCGATGTGCGGTTGCGGAAAGACGCGCTCATCAACACGGATTTTATCCGCAAGCTGTTAAACAGCCGATACCGGGCGGCTTTTCAGACAAGCTATACTTGGAAAGATGATTTTCTCGAGGCCCTGGGCGATCCCAATGGGCGCGTGGCCAAAGTCGGGGCGCTTGGCATGCGCCTGACGCTGACGCCCGCCCAAGGCCACTGGGAAGCGTCTGTCTATATAGATAATCTGCTCGATTCCCGTGCCGATACCTGCTCGTTTACGACATTCGATGGATCGCGCGTGCTTTCGGCGAAGGCGATGTCCTCGGGCACCTTCTGGTCCAGATGA
- a CDS encoding type II toxin-antitoxin system VapC family toxin: MLDTNIVSDLARNPQGRAAHHIVSVGDDAICVSIITAAELRYGCAKKGSPKLTAQIEAILASTNVLALDLPTDAEYAAIRADLEATGKPIGPNDLLIAAHARAIGAVLVTANTGEFERVCGLQVENWLVPA; the protein is encoded by the coding sequence ATGCTGGACACCAATATCGTCTCTGATCTGGCGCGTAATCCCCAAGGCAGGGCAGCTCACCATATCGTCTCTGTTGGCGACGACGCGATTTGCGTCAGCATCATCACCGCGGCCGAACTCCGCTATGGCTGCGCGAAGAAGGGCTCGCCAAAACTGACGGCGCAGATCGAGGCGATCCTGGCAAGCACCAACGTGCTCGCCCTTGATCTCCCTACCGATGCCGAATACGCCGCCATTCGGGCGGATCTCGAGGCGACCGGAAAGCCGATCGGCCCAAACGATCTCCTAATCGCCGCTCATGCTCGTGCTATCGGCGCGGTGCTCGTAACCGCCAACACCGGTGAATTTGAACGTGTTTGCGGCCTGCAGGTCGAGAATTGGCTCGTTCCTGCATAG
- a CDS encoding urease accessory protein UreD — protein sequence MTTLQRARGRYRLSARSRDGRTCLAELEQGGCCRLLFPKRAIAALEAVTVNISGGLAAGDRIEGWLECGPDTDCLVTSQAAERVYRARADDPPAMVALNCTVGAHARLEWLPHGTIFFDGCRLRRRMTVEMDASSSFLFLEYRLLGRIGSGEALHRLDVHDRLSVRRNGRPVLEDRMRLESGDVSALLARGAVTGGRAAIATLVLIAADAEARVAQVRHRLGAGIGGDFACSAWNGVLVVRGIARQGRELEARVRHLLPALRDHRPMPATWQS from the coding sequence TTGACGACGCTGCAGCGCGCCCGCGGACGGTACCGGCTGTCAGCGCGATCTCGTGACGGGCGGACATGCCTGGCTGAACTGGAGCAAGGGGGATGTTGCCGCCTGCTGTTCCCGAAGCGGGCGATTGCGGCGCTCGAGGCCGTCACGGTCAATATTTCCGGTGGCCTTGCGGCCGGGGATCGGATCGAAGGATGGCTGGAATGCGGGCCGGACACGGATTGCCTGGTCACGTCACAGGCTGCCGAGCGGGTCTATCGGGCCCGGGCGGATGATCCCCCCGCGATGGTGGCGTTGAACTGCACCGTCGGGGCGCATGCCCGGTTGGAGTGGCTGCCGCACGGGACGATTTTCTTCGACGGCTGTCGATTGCGGCGGCGCATGACCGTGGAAATGGATGCTTCTTCCAGTTTTCTTTTCCTGGAATATCGGCTCCTGGGCCGGATCGGATCGGGCGAGGCATTGCACCGGCTGGATGTGCACGATCGTCTTTCGGTCAGAAGAAATGGACGTCCCGTCCTGGAAGACAGGATGCGCCTGGAAAGCGGGGACGTCTCGGCGCTCCTGGCGCGCGGCGCGGTAACGGGCGGGCGGGCGGCAATCGCGACCCTGGTCCTGATCGCCGCCGATGCCGAAGCGCGCGTCGCGCAGGTGCGCCACCGTCTTGGTGCCGGCATCGGGGGCGATTTTGCCTGTTCCGCCTGGAACGGCGTGCTGGTGGTGCGCGGCATTGCCCGCCAGGGGCGGGAACTGGAGGCCAGGGTGCGGCATCTGCTGCCCGCCTTGCGGGACCACCGGCCGATGCCGGCGACCTGGCAGTCTTGA
- a CDS encoding AraC family transcriptional regulator, with translation MGVPPEIDPLSRTIALLKPRVLAWRVIEAHGAWAISLPANPVISFGQVIAGNPTIAIGNAHTASLSPGDLAFLGTTEPWVIETGPHPRPIDFMTAIAEPARLLQTNDPSPVVTRFVAGAFVLEAPNTALVADLIPPLLPVLHNDVAAERLGTLLRLVGEESTADRPGRSLILDRLIEIILVETLRTRPDALPDHAQRLLMALDDQKLARALQVIHGEASPPWTVERLARYAGMSRSAFADRFARTLGMSPIRYAAQWRIHQARSMLASRDMSIAQIAQQAGFQSVSAFSTAFSRSTGLSPTAYARSLRMAH, from the coding sequence ATGGGTGTGCCTCCCGAGATCGACCCCCTCTCGCGGACCATCGCGTTGCTCAAGCCTCGCGTTCTGGCGTGGCGCGTGATTGAGGCGCATGGCGCATGGGCAATTTCGCTCCCCGCGAACCCAGTGATTTCATTCGGGCAGGTTATCGCAGGCAATCCGACGATTGCGATCGGCAACGCCCACACTGCGTCCCTGTCGCCCGGCGACCTCGCCTTTCTGGGGACGACGGAGCCATGGGTGATCGAGACCGGCCCGCACCCGCGCCCGATTGATTTCATGACGGCCATCGCCGAACCTGCACGCCTGTTGCAGACCAACGATCCATCGCCGGTCGTGACGCGCTTCGTGGCCGGAGCGTTCGTTCTGGAGGCGCCCAATACGGCGCTGGTCGCCGATCTGATCCCGCCCTTGCTGCCGGTCTTGCACAATGACGTGGCGGCCGAACGCCTTGGCACGCTTTTGCGTCTGGTTGGTGAGGAATCGACCGCCGACCGGCCGGGTCGCAGCCTCATCCTTGATCGGCTGATCGAAATCATTCTCGTCGAGACGCTGCGCACCCGTCCCGATGCTTTGCCGGATCATGCCCAGCGCCTGCTGATGGCGCTCGACGATCAGAAGCTTGCCCGCGCGCTGCAGGTCATCCACGGCGAGGCGTCGCCGCCCTGGACGGTGGAACGCCTCGCCCGCTATGCTGGCATGTCCCGATCGGCATTTGCCGATCGTTTTGCCAGGACGCTCGGCATGAGCCCGATCAGGTATGCCGCGCAATGGCGCATCCATCAGGCCCGCTCGATGCTTGCCTCCCGTGACATGTCGATCGCGCAGATCGCCCAACAGGCGGGCTTTCAATCGGTCAGTGCCTTCAGTACTGCGTTTAGCCGCTCGACCGGATTATCGCCCACGGCGTATGCGCGCAGCCTGCGAATGGCGCACTGA